In one Mesorhizobium australicum genomic region, the following are encoded:
- a CDS encoding branched-chain amino acid ABC transporter permease, with product MSGYLSARDDARVWGLHLALIALLFAAQYVLPDYHGGVLARVMVLALFAMGYNVLFGYTGLLSLGHAMFFAAGLYGAGLPIYHYGVHPLPAFAIGIGCGVVLALVVGALALRTTGVAFMIVTLMFAQVGYLMSLWLGDWTRGDEGLTLSRNERIIEIGPMFLDMTSRDTRYVVAWALFSIGLGITLLVARSRFGRVLVAIRENEERTRMLGFDTFTNKLAAVAISGALSATAGAAYVLLFGYMGSTFASIQYSILPLLWVLLGGAATTLGPFFGTLLMFYLAEMSNDALNAWFPDARLNQIGIVGLALILLVLFFPKGLFGSIRERWLKWLP from the coding sequence ATGAGCGGATACCTGTCCGCCCGCGACGACGCCCGGGTCTGGGGGCTTCACCTTGCCCTGATCGCGCTTCTGTTCGCCGCGCAATATGTTCTGCCCGACTACCACGGCGGCGTGCTTGCCCGTGTCATGGTGCTGGCCCTCTTCGCCATGGGCTACAACGTGCTGTTCGGCTACACCGGGCTGCTCTCGCTCGGCCATGCGATGTTCTTCGCCGCCGGCCTCTACGGCGCGGGCCTGCCGATCTACCACTACGGCGTCCACCCGTTGCCAGCTTTCGCCATCGGCATCGGCTGCGGCGTGGTGCTGGCGCTCGTCGTCGGCGCGCTCGCCTTGAGGACCACCGGCGTCGCCTTCATGATCGTGACGCTGATGTTCGCGCAGGTCGGCTATCTGATGTCGCTCTGGCTCGGCGATTGGACGCGCGGCGACGAGGGGCTGACGCTGTCGCGCAATGAGCGCATCATCGAGATCGGGCCGATGTTCCTCGACATGACAAGCCGCGACACGCGCTACGTCGTCGCCTGGGCGCTGTTTTCCATAGGGCTCGGAATAACGCTGCTCGTCGCCCGCTCTCGCTTCGGCCGCGTGCTGGTGGCGATCCGCGAGAACGAGGAGCGCACGCGGATGCTGGGCTTCGACACGTTCACGAACAAGCTCGCGGCCGTAGCTATCTCGGGCGCGCTTTCGGCGACGGCAGGCGCGGCCTATGTGCTGCTGTTCGGCTACATGGGTTCCACCTTCGCCTCTATCCAGTATTCGATCCTGCCGCTCCTGTGGGTGCTGCTCGGCGGGGCGGCGACGACGCTCGGGCCGTTCTTCGGCACGCTCCTGATGTTCTATCTCGCCGAGATGTCGAACGATGCGCTGAACGCCTGGTTTCCCGACGCGCGGCTCAACCAGATCGGCATCGTCGGCCTCGCGCTGATCCTGCTCGTCCTGTTCTTCCCCAAGGGCCTGTTCGGCTCGATCCGCGAACGGTGGCTCAAATGGCTGCCGTGA
- a CDS encoding ABC transporter permease, which translates to MFYETLKLAAQAILRNPMRSFLTILGIVIGVAAVIAMVTIGNGTTARVTEELGKLGSNMLFLRPGQFGPGRASTQAKSFTAKDVAAIRDQISGLRAVAPMAQTSATVIFGGESRQSMVAGTNADYLVVGDWTISAGRSFLPAEERGTAVCMIGDTVRGKLFGSSSPLGRSIRVGKVSCEVIGLLGEKGDSSMGTDQDDVVLMPLRTFQRRIAGNSDVDTILVSARNGVATSKVQGDIERLMRERRGIASGKEDDFSVNDMAQIAATMAGTTSILTGLLGAVAAVSLLVGGIGIMNIMLVSVTERTREIGIRLAIGALESQVLTQFLVEATVLALFGGIVGILFGLGLAFGVGVYLGIPFVTSPGIIALAFVFSALIGMGFGYFPARQAARLNPIEALRHE; encoded by the coding sequence GTGTTTTATGAGACGCTGAAACTCGCCGCCCAGGCGATCCTGCGCAATCCGATGCGTTCGTTCCTGACGATCCTCGGCATCGTCATCGGCGTCGCGGCGGTCATCGCGATGGTGACGATCGGCAATGGCACGACCGCCCGGGTGACCGAGGAACTCGGCAAACTCGGCAGCAATATGCTATTCCTCCGGCCCGGCCAGTTCGGGCCGGGGCGCGCCAGCACCCAGGCTAAATCCTTCACCGCGAAGGATGTCGCCGCGATCCGCGACCAGATTTCCGGCCTGCGCGCGGTCGCGCCGATGGCGCAGACGTCGGCGACCGTCATCTTCGGCGGCGAGAGCCGGCAGAGCATGGTCGCCGGCACCAATGCCGATTATCTCGTCGTCGGCGACTGGACGATTTCGGCCGGGCGCTCCTTCCTGCCGGCGGAGGAGCGCGGCACCGCCGTCTGCATGATCGGCGACACCGTGCGCGGCAAGCTGTTCGGCAGTTCGTCGCCGCTCGGCCGGAGCATCCGGGTCGGCAAGGTCTCGTGCGAGGTCATCGGCCTGCTCGGCGAGAAGGGCGACTCCAGCATGGGCACGGACCAGGACGATGTCGTCCTGATGCCGCTGCGGACCTTCCAGCGCCGCATCGCGGGCAACAGCGATGTCGACACGATCCTGGTGTCGGCGCGCAACGGCGTTGCCACCAGCAAGGTCCAGGGCGATATCGAGCGCCTGATGCGCGAGCGGCGCGGCATCGCCTCCGGCAAGGAGGACGACTTTTCGGTCAACGACATGGCGCAGATCGCCGCCACCATGGCCGGAACCACCAGCATCCTGACCGGCCTGCTCGGCGCCGTCGCCGCGGTCAGCCTGCTCGTCGGCGGCATCGGCATCATGAACATCATGCTGGTGTCGGTGACCGAGCGCACGCGCGAGATCGGCATCAGGCTCGCCATCGGCGCGCTCGAGAGCCAGGTCCTGACGCAGTTCCTCGTCGAGGCGACGGTGCTGGCCCTGTTCGGCGGCATCGTCGGCATCCTGTTCGGGCTTGGCCTGGCCTTCGGCGTCGGCGTCTATCTCGGCATTCCCTTCGTTACCAGCCCGGGCATCATCGCGCTCGCCTTCGTATTCTCGGCGCTGATCGGCATGGGGTTCGGCTATTTCCCGGCGCGCCAGGCGGCCAGGCTCAATCCGATCGAGGCGCTCAGGCACGAATAG
- a CDS encoding acetyl-CoA C-acyltransferase — MHHDPIVIVAARRTPMGGFQGALKDKTSPELGKVAISAALAQAGLGPDEIDEVIMGCVLPAGLGQAPARQAALGAGLPQSVPATTVNKMCGSGMKAAMLGYDSIAAGSAGIVVAGGMESMTNAPYLLEKARAGMRLGHGRVMDHMFLDGLEDAYDKGRLMGTFAEDTARELQFTREAQDEFALASLERARRAIAEGRFRAEVAPIGDIVDDEQPGKAKPEKIPTLKPAFRADGTVTAANSSSISDGAAAIIMMRMSEADRRGIAPLAVVRGHASHAQAPAWFSTAPIGAMNKVLDKAGWSTGDVDLYEINEAFAVVALAAMRELGLPHDKVNVNGGACALGHPIGASGARILATLLAEMEARDVKRGVASLCIGGGEATAMAVERL, encoded by the coding sequence ATGCATCACGACCCGATCGTCATCGTCGCAGCCCGCAGGACGCCGATGGGCGGCTTCCAGGGGGCGCTGAAGGACAAGACGTCGCCAGAACTTGGCAAGGTCGCCATTTCCGCAGCCCTCGCTCAGGCGGGGCTCGGTCCGGACGAGATCGACGAGGTGATCATGGGCTGCGTGCTGCCGGCCGGCCTCGGCCAGGCGCCGGCCCGCCAGGCAGCGCTCGGCGCCGGCCTGCCGCAGTCGGTGCCCGCGACGACGGTCAACAAAATGTGCGGCTCCGGCATGAAGGCCGCCATGCTCGGCTACGACTCGATCGCGGCGGGCTCCGCCGGCATCGTCGTCGCCGGCGGCATGGAGAGCATGACCAATGCGCCCTACCTCTTGGAGAAAGCCCGCGCCGGCATGCGGCTCGGCCATGGCCGTGTCATGGACCACATGTTTCTCGACGGGCTGGAGGACGCCTACGACAAGGGCCGCCTGATGGGCACCTTCGCCGAGGACACCGCGCGCGAGCTGCAGTTCACTCGCGAGGCGCAGGACGAGTTCGCGCTCGCCTCGCTGGAGCGCGCCCGTCGCGCCATCGCCGAAGGCCGCTTCCGTGCCGAAGTGGCGCCGATCGGCGACATCGTCGACGACGAGCAGCCCGGCAAGGCCAAGCCCGAGAAGATCCCGACGCTCAAGCCCGCCTTCCGCGCCGACGGCACGGTGACGGCCGCCAATTCCTCCTCGATCTCCGACGGCGCCGCCGCGATCATCATGATGCGGATGTCCGAGGCCGACCGCCGCGGCATCGCGCCGCTGGCAGTGGTGCGCGGCCATGCGAGCCATGCCCAGGCACCGGCCTGGTTCTCCACCGCGCCGATCGGCGCGATGAACAAGGTGCTCGACAAGGCCGGCTGGTCGACCGGCGACGTCGACCTCTACGAGATCAACGAGGCCTTTGCCGTGGTCGCGCTGGCGGCGATGCGCGAACTCGGGCTGCCGCACGACAAGGTCAACGTCAACGGCGGCGCCTGCGCGCTCGGCCACCCGATCGGCGCCTCCGGCGCGCGCATCCTCGCCACGCTCTTGGCCGAGATGGAGGCCCGCGACGTCAAGCGCGGCGTCGCCTCGCTCTGCATCGGCGGCGGCGAAGCGACTGCGATGGCGGTGGAACGCCTCTGA
- a CDS encoding ABC transporter ATP-binding protein: MNDVLTIAGLDCAYGEVQVLHGVSLALRKAEVLCLLGRNGAGKTTLLKAIMGLVPARAGSIRLGATELTGLPAWQVPKHGVAYVPQGRRLFAEMTVAENIEIGLMTRGRGAATREAVLDLFPLLRERLKQRSGTLSGGEQQMLAMARALCLEPDVLLLDEPTEGLMPSMIAKIRETVVELRRRGVSTILVEQRVDAVLSVADRVAFLENGRNRETVDVAVLRADPEMVMRYVGVG, from the coding sequence ATGAATGACGTTCTTACGATCGCTGGCCTCGACTGCGCCTATGGCGAGGTGCAGGTGCTGCACGGCGTCTCACTGGCGCTGCGCAAGGCCGAGGTGCTCTGCCTGCTCGGCCGCAACGGGGCCGGCAAGACGACGCTGCTCAAGGCGATCATGGGGCTGGTGCCGGCACGCGCGGGCTCGATCCGGCTGGGCGCGACCGAACTCACGGGCCTGCCCGCCTGGCAGGTGCCGAAGCACGGCGTCGCCTATGTGCCGCAGGGTCGCCGCCTGTTCGCCGAGATGACGGTGGCCGAAAACATCGAGATCGGCCTGATGACGCGGGGCAGGGGGGCTGCGACGCGCGAGGCCGTGCTCGACCTCTTCCCGCTGCTGCGCGAGCGGCTGAAGCAGCGCTCGGGCACGCTGTCGGGCGGTGAGCAGCAGATGCTCGCCATGGCGCGTGCGCTCTGCCTCGAACCCGACGTGCTCCTTCTGGACGAGCCGACCGAAGGCCTGATGCCGTCGATGATCGCGAAAATCCGCGAGACCGTGGTGGAACTGCGCCGCCGCGGCGTCTCGACCATCCTGGTCGAGCAACGCGTCGACGCCGTGCTGTCGGTGGCCGATCGGGTGGCGTTCCTGGAGAACGGACGTAATCGCGAGACGGTGGATGTCGCGGTGCTCCGGGCCGATCCGGAGATGGTGATGCGGTACGTGGGGGTTGGCTGA
- a CDS encoding ABC transporter ATP-binding protein, translating into MNPLLVVKDLHRSFGGLKAVDGIDLTVMPGEVRAIIGPNGAGKSTLVGLVCGRIEPDSGSILFDGRDITALPAHRRVRQGIAYTFQITSIFPNLTVFDNVALPVQRSQHHSVGVARLRRGVLEALERVGLSDRLDQPAGELAYGHQRLLEVAMGLSLKPRLLILDEPTQGLSDGEIEGFVALVREIARDATVMLIEHNMDVVMSLADRITVLNFGKVLAEGTPEEIRANAHVQAAYLGTPDDE; encoded by the coding sequence GTGAACCCGCTGCTCGTCGTCAAGGATTTGCACCGTTCCTTCGGCGGGCTGAAGGCCGTCGACGGCATCGACCTGACGGTGATGCCAGGTGAGGTGAGGGCGATCATCGGCCCGAACGGGGCCGGCAAGTCGACGCTGGTCGGCCTGGTCTGCGGCCGCATCGAGCCCGATTCCGGCTCGATTCTCTTCGACGGTCGGGACATCACCGCCTTGCCTGCGCATCGTCGCGTGAGACAGGGCATCGCCTACACCTTCCAGATCACCTCGATCTTTCCGAACCTGACCGTCTTCGACAATGTCGCGCTGCCGGTGCAGCGCAGCCAGCATCATTCTGTCGGTGTTGCGCGGCTGCGGCGCGGCGTGCTCGAGGCGCTCGAGCGCGTCGGCCTATCCGACCGCCTCGACCAGCCCGCCGGCGAACTCGCCTACGGCCACCAGCGCCTGCTGGAAGTGGCGATGGGCCTGTCGCTGAAGCCGAGGCTGCTCATCCTCGACGAGCCGACGCAGGGCCTGTCGGACGGCGAGATCGAGGGCTTCGTCGCGCTGGTGCGCGAGATCGCCCGCGACGCGACCGTCATGCTGATCGAGCACAACATGGACGTGGTGATGAGTCTCGCCGACCGCATCACCGTGCTCAACTTCGGCAAGGTGCTGGCCGAGGGCACGCCGGAGGAGATCCGCGCCAACGCCCATGTCCAGGCGGCCTATCTGGGGACGCCGGACGATGAATGA
- a CDS encoding ABC transporter ATP-binding protein produces the protein MAAPVPPPLIEFRALTKVYGSGEAEVRALDGVDLSVARGEFVAIMGPSGSGKSTAMNVMGFLDEPTSGEYLFQGVATSRLDRDDRTLLRRHMIGFVFQGFNLLARTTAVENVELPLIYRGMNEVDRRKLALKALGQVGLAERANHTSAQMSGGQQQRVAIARAIVTSPMVLLADEPTGNLDTKISREIMAIVTRLNAEEGLTVIMVTHEDDIAAYARRVIRFVDGKIESDRVQEPTGVL, from the coding sequence ATGGCCGCCCCGGTCCCGCCACCGCTGATCGAGTTCCGCGCCTTGACCAAGGTCTATGGTAGCGGAGAGGCCGAGGTGCGTGCGCTCGACGGCGTCGACCTTTCCGTGGCGCGTGGCGAGTTCGTCGCTATCATGGGTCCGTCGGGCTCAGGCAAATCCACGGCCATGAACGTCATGGGCTTTCTCGATGAGCCGACATCGGGCGAATACCTGTTCCAGGGCGTTGCGACGAGCCGGCTAGATCGTGACGATCGGACTTTGCTGCGCCGCCACATGATTGGCTTCGTCTTCCAGGGGTTCAACCTGCTCGCTCGCACCACCGCCGTGGAGAACGTCGAGCTGCCGCTGATCTATCGCGGCATGAACGAGGTCGACCGGCGCAAGCTCGCGCTGAAGGCTCTCGGCCAGGTCGGCCTTGCCGAGCGGGCGAACCACACCTCGGCCCAGATGTCCGGCGGCCAGCAGCAGCGCGTGGCGATCGCGCGCGCCATCGTCACCAGCCCGATGGTCCTGCTCGCCGACGAGCCGACCGGCAATCTCGACACCAAGATCAGCCGCGAGATCATGGCCATCGTTACCCGCCTCAACGCGGAGGAGGGGCTGACCGTGATCATGGTCACCCACGAGGACGATATCGCCGCCTATGCGCGCCGCGTTATCCGCTTCGTCGACGGCAAGATCGAGTCCGACAGGGTGCAGGAGCCGACCGGTGTTTTATGA
- a CDS encoding ABC transporter substrate-binding protein, translating into MSEEQGKIGFLRKSINRRTALKGIGASAGLALGPGYVRYAQAQSSAPIKIGFQAHRTGIGASYGRWYEKTTMAAVKAINAAGGINGRPVEIITEDDGTDAKRGPEVVEKFANQHKVDVVYGTLFSHVVIASSPAAGELKIPYYVVSEGHHVASTKMNRYVFQPGITDVKSQIQSTAPWIAANYGKKITQIFPDFAFGHDHRDYLPPALKAQGADVVAQIAIPPTETSFTKYFPQIPADTDAIYHVMIGPAVLTFVKELGEFYGSNRPQLFGFIDSLEAVDINSPGLEFLDGSHFWEGAPRYAQADDTEAMKAYRAAVGIDENGAAVGDPKDVSTAAHMFGCWETLYVIKQAMEAASYQGPQDRAKLVEATEALTEFPEGPEHPQGAKTFNGKIHQCFGIQNISKVEGGKLKVVHKTKIEDGLYEAEGDYTTQPL; encoded by the coding sequence ATGAGCGAAGAGCAGGGAAAGATCGGATTCCTTCGGAAGAGCATCAATCGCCGCACGGCGCTGAAGGGCATCGGCGCAAGTGCGGGACTTGCGTTGGGCCCAGGCTACGTACGCTATGCGCAGGCGCAGTCCTCCGCGCCGATCAAGATAGGTTTCCAGGCGCACCGCACCGGCATCGGCGCCTCCTACGGCCGTTGGTACGAGAAGACCACCATGGCGGCCGTCAAGGCGATCAACGCCGCCGGCGGCATCAACGGCCGTCCGGTCGAGATCATCACCGAGGATGACGGCACCGACGCCAAGCGCGGGCCGGAAGTGGTCGAGAAGTTCGCCAACCAGCACAAGGTCGACGTGGTCTACGGCACCCTGTTCAGCCATGTCGTCATCGCCTCATCACCGGCCGCCGGCGAGCTGAAGATCCCCTACTACGTCGTGTCGGAAGGCCACCATGTCGCCTCGACCAAGATGAACCGCTACGTGTTCCAGCCGGGCATCACCGACGTGAAGAGCCAGATCCAGTCGACTGCGCCGTGGATCGCGGCGAACTACGGCAAGAAGATCACGCAGATCTTCCCCGACTTCGCCTTCGGCCACGACCACCGCGACTACCTGCCGCCGGCGCTGAAGGCGCAGGGCGCCGACGTGGTCGCGCAGATCGCGATCCCGCCGACGGAAACCTCCTTCACCAAATACTTCCCGCAGATCCCGGCCGACACCGATGCGATCTACCACGTCATGATCGGCCCGGCCGTTCTGACCTTCGTCAAGGAGCTCGGCGAGTTCTACGGCTCGAACCGGCCGCAGCTGTTCGGCTTCATCGATTCGCTTGAAGCCGTCGACATCAACTCGCCCGGCCTCGAATTCCTCGACGGCAGCCACTTCTGGGAAGGCGCGCCGCGCTACGCCCAGGCTGACGACACAGAGGCAATGAAGGCCTACCGCGCCGCCGTCGGCATCGACGAGAACGGTGCCGCCGTCGGCGACCCGAAGGACGTCTCGACCGCCGCCCACATGTTCGGCTGCTGGGAGACGCTCTACGTCATCAAGCAGGCGATGGAAGCGGCCAGCTATCAGGGTCCGCAGGACCGCGCCAAGCTGGTCGAGGCGACCGAGGCGCTGACCGAGTTCCCGGAAGGGCCCGAGCACCCGCAGGGCGCCAAGACCTTCAATGGCAAGATCCACCAGTGCTTCGGCATTCAGAACATCTCGAAGGTCGAGGGCGGTAAGCTCAAGGTCGTGCACAAGACCAAGATCGAGGACGGCCTCTACGAAGCCGAAGGCGACTACACGACCCAGCCGCTCTGA
- a CDS encoding alpha/beta fold hydrolase, with amino-acid sequence MPSVQSNGITLAYESFGSPQDEAVLLVAGLGAQMLRWTDAFCAELAAKGFRVIRFDNRDAGRSTHLSGASAPDFAALAAAVAAGTAPDVPYTLADMAADTIGLMDALEIDKAHIVGRSMGGMIAQLVAATSPARVLSLTAIMSSSGAPGLPQAEPEVMAMMMRPGPSPTTDREGYVAHALAFARRIAGPGYPFDADAQREIVLGELAHGLDPAGTGRQVAAIAATGSLRPLFGAILAPTLVIHGADDPLVPIAAGEDIATHVAGARFLKIDGMGHDLPAPLNAQVIEAIVDNAGRVAGAGS; translated from the coding sequence ATGCCATCTGTTCAGTCCAACGGAATTACCCTTGCCTATGAGAGCTTCGGTTCGCCGCAGGACGAGGCGGTGCTGCTCGTTGCAGGCCTCGGCGCGCAGATGCTGCGGTGGACCGACGCGTTCTGCGCGGAGCTCGCAGCGAAGGGATTTCGCGTCATCCGGTTCGACAATCGCGATGCCGGCCGCTCGACGCATCTCTCAGGCGCGTCGGCGCCCGATTTCGCAGCACTTGCAGCGGCAGTCGCGGCGGGAACCGCACCGGACGTGCCCTACACGCTCGCCGACATGGCCGCCGACACGATCGGGCTCATGGATGCGCTGGAAATCGACAAGGCCCACATCGTTGGCCGCTCGATGGGCGGGATGATCGCGCAGCTCGTCGCAGCGACCTCTCCGGCGCGCGTGCTGTCACTCACCGCCATCATGTCCAGCAGCGGCGCGCCGGGCCTGCCGCAGGCCGAGCCGGAGGTCATGGCGATGATGATGCGGCCAGGGCCGTCCCCCACGACAGACCGCGAAGGATATGTCGCGCATGCGCTCGCCTTCGCGCGGCGGATCGCCGGCCCGGGCTATCCGTTCGACGCCGACGCCCAGCGCGAGATTGTCCTCGGCGAGCTGGCGCATGGACTCGACCCCGCGGGCACCGGCCGCCAGGTCGCAGCCATCGCGGCGACGGGCAGCCTGCGTCCCCTTTTCGGCGCGATCCTCGCGCCCACGCTGGTCATCCACGGGGCTGACGATCCGCTGGTGCCGATCGCGGCAGGAGAAGACATTGCCACCCATGTCGCGGGAGCGCGCTTCCTGAAGATCGACGGCATGGGCCACGACCTCCCCGCGCCGCTCAACGCGCAGGTGATCGAGGCGATCGTCGACAATGCGGGACGGGTGGCCGGCGCCGGGAGCTAA
- a CDS encoding type II toxin-antitoxin system RelE/ParE family toxin, which translates to MNVSWSEIADADRDAIIGYIWLYSPRAAAQMDALFDLAATKLADFPYSGKVGKLEGTRELLPHRSYRLIYSVEVDKVVILRIFHTSRQWPPADDNETS; encoded by the coding sequence TTGAATGTCAGTTGGTCCGAGATCGCGGACGCCGATCGCGACGCGATCATCGGCTACATTTGGCTCTATAGTCCGAGAGCGGCAGCGCAGATGGACGCGTTGTTCGATCTTGCAGCCACTAAGCTAGCCGACTTTCCTTACTCGGGGAAAGTCGGGAAGCTAGAAGGCACTCGTGAGCTACTGCCCCATAGGAGCTATCGTCTGATTTATTCCGTCGAAGTCGACAAGGTGGTCATCCTCCGCATCTTCCACACGTCCCGCCAATGGCCACCGGCCGACGACAACGAGACCTCCTGA
- the pncB gene encoding nicotinate phosphoribosyltransferase yields MATKTDIARRVYNHTWKLDPIVRSLLDTDFYKLLMLQMIWGVYPKVDATFQLINRATRFRLAEEIDIEELRDQLDHARTLRFKKKEMIWLAGNSFYGRKQIFAPEFLEWLKDFQLPEYELTKKDGQFELTFPGPWMYTSMWEIPALAIINELRSRAAMRSLGPFSLDVLYARAKAKLWDKVERLKQLPDLRISDFGTRRRHSFLWHRWCVEALKEGLGNAFTGSSNVLLAMDNDLEAVGTNAHELPMVLAALADSEKELRWAPYQVLKDWEKYYGGNLLIVLPDAFGTAAFLRDAPDWVADWTGFRPDSAPAIEGGERIIKWWEEKGRDPRDKLLIFSDGLDVDTIVSAYHHFRGRVRMAFGWGTNLTNDFEGCAPREIDNLNAISLVCKVVEADGRPAVKLSDNPLKATGERSEIERYLRIFGTEGQTEIGLKV; encoded by the coding sequence ATGGCCACCAAGACCGACATCGCGCGCCGGGTCTACAACCACACCTGGAAGCTCGACCCGATCGTCCGATCCCTGCTCGACACGGACTTCTACAAGCTCCTGATGCTGCAGATGATCTGGGGCGTCTATCCCAAGGTCGACGCCACCTTCCAGCTCATCAATCGCGCGACGCGGTTCAGGCTCGCCGAAGAGATCGACATCGAGGAGCTGCGCGACCAGCTCGACCATGCCCGCACGCTGCGATTCAAGAAGAAGGAGATGATCTGGCTCGCCGGTAACTCCTTCTATGGCCGCAAGCAGATCTTCGCACCGGAATTCCTCGAGTGGCTGAAGGACTTCCAGCTTCCCGAATACGAGCTGACGAAGAAGGACGGCCAGTTCGAGCTCACCTTCCCCGGTCCGTGGATGTACACGTCGATGTGGGAGATCCCGGCGCTCGCCATCATCAACGAGCTGCGCTCGCGCGCCGCGATGCGCTCGCTCGGCCCCTTCTCGCTCGACGTTCTCTATGCACGCGCCAAGGCGAAGTTGTGGGACAAGGTGGAGCGGCTGAAGCAGCTGCCCGACCTGCGCATCTCCGACTTCGGCACCCGCCGCCGCCACTCCTTCCTGTGGCACCGCTGGTGCGTCGAGGCGCTGAAAGAAGGACTCGGCAACGCCTTCACCGGCTCGTCCAACGTGCTGCTCGCCATGGACAACGACCTGGAAGCCGTCGGCACCAACGCCCACGAGTTGCCGATGGTGCTGGCAGCACTTGCCGACAGCGAGAAGGAGCTGAGGTGGGCGCCCTACCAGGTGCTGAAGGACTGGGAGAAGTATTACGGCGGCAACCTGCTGATCGTATTGCCCGACGCCTTCGGCACGGCAGCGTTCCTGCGCGACGCGCCGGACTGGGTCGCCGACTGGACCGGCTTCCGCCCCGACAGCGCACCGGCGATCGAAGGCGGCGAGCGCATCATCAAGTGGTGGGAGGAAAAGGGCCGCGACCCGCGCGACAAGCTGCTGATCTTCTCCGACGGGCTCGACGTCGACACGATCGTCTCCGCCTATCATCATTTCCGCGGCCGTGTGCGCATGGCGTTCGGCTGGGGCACCAACCTGACGAACGACTTCGAAGGCTGCGCGCCGCGCGAGATCGACAACCTCAACGCCATCTCGCTGGTCTGCAAGGTGGTCGAGGCCGATGGTCGGCCTGCGGTAAAACTCTCCGACAACCCGCTCAAGGCGACCGGCGAGAGGTCCGAGATCGAGCGCTACCTGCGCATCTTCGGCACCGAGGGGCAGACGGAGATCGGGCTGAAGGTCTAA
- a CDS encoding branched-chain amino acid ABC transporter permease, with product MAFGPHLLLASLEGLVMAAVLALMALGLSLVFGVMRVVNVAHGEFFMLGAVLAWYFSTLVSGHPALGFLLALVLAPLVVGAIAFAAERLVLRRIHYNPEATIVATIGLLYVLQQAALTFYGPDANPVVAPFNYRVLLPWFGYSGYKLVVIAASVVLIALTWLVLTRTRVGLIMRATQYDRETAQAFGIPVDRVYAGVFALGAMLAAVAAVLIVPIQQAHYLMGTDPLLLSFIVVIIGGLGSLRGTVVAALLIGVSDGIISVFFSPTLAKMLATMLVAMVLVFRPQGLFGTAAR from the coding sequence ATGGCCTTCGGACCGCATCTTCTCCTCGCTTCGCTCGAAGGCCTGGTCATGGCGGCGGTCTTGGCGCTGATGGCGCTTGGCCTGTCGCTTGTCTTCGGCGTCATGCGGGTGGTCAACGTCGCCCATGGCGAGTTCTTCATGCTGGGCGCGGTGCTCGCGTGGTATTTCTCGACGCTGGTGAGCGGGCATCCGGCGCTTGGCTTCCTCCTGGCGCTGGTGCTCGCCCCGCTGGTTGTCGGCGCGATCGCGTTCGCGGCCGAGCGGCTGGTGCTGCGGCGCATCCATTACAATCCGGAGGCGACCATCGTTGCCACGATTGGCCTGCTCTACGTGCTCCAGCAGGCCGCGCTCACCTTCTACGGCCCCGACGCCAACCCGGTCGTGGCGCCGTTCAACTACCGCGTTCTTCTGCCCTGGTTCGGTTATTCCGGCTACAAGCTGGTGGTGATCGCCGCGTCGGTCGTGCTCATCGCGCTGACCTGGCTCGTGCTCACCCGCACCAGGGTCGGCCTCATAATGCGGGCGACGCAATATGATCGCGAGACGGCGCAGGCCTTCGGCATCCCCGTCGACCGCGTCTATGCCGGCGTCTTCGCGCTCGGCGCGATGCTGGCGGCGGTGGCGGCCGTGCTCATCGTGCCGATCCAGCAGGCGCATTACCTGATGGGCACCGATCCGCTGCTGCTCTCCTTCATTGTCGTCATCATCGGCGGGCTGGGCTCGCTGCGCGGCACGGTGGTGGCGGCGCTGCTGATCGGTGTGTCCGACGGCATCATCTCAGTCTTCTTCTCGCCGACGCTGGCCAAGATGCTGGCGACGATGCTGGTGGCGATGGTGCTGGTCTTCCGGCCGCAGGGCCTGTTCGGGACGGCGGCGCGATGA